The Deltaproteobacteria bacterium genome window below encodes:
- the iolE gene encoding myo-inosose-2 dehydratase, translating into MIRYGTNPIAWSDDDDRSLGGDIPLEQCLSDAGRIGFEGIEKGHKFPSDAATLKATLDRYGLAYVSGWHSLKLLERSVEEEKAAIQPHLEVLAALGCTVCIACESTGAVHGAADTPLGHRPKLAASGWKGFCADVEAVASHCRGLGIDLAYHHHMGTVVQTLDEVEAFMAHAGPNTKLLLDTGHATFAGTDPVALAERYMDRIVHIHAKNVRAAIRDKALAEGLSFLQAVRLGVFTVPGDEEGCVDFPAVLRIAARHRYSGWLIAEAEQDPAQRDPVYYQTLALKTLRAMAREAGLD; encoded by the coding sequence GTGATCCGTTACGGCACCAACCCCATCGCCTGGTCCGACGACGACGATCGCAGCCTGGGCGGCGACATCCCGCTGGAGCAGTGCCTGAGCGACGCCGGCCGCATCGGCTTCGAGGGCATCGAGAAGGGCCACAAGTTCCCTTCCGACGCGGCGACCCTGAAGGCGACCCTCGACCGCTACGGCCTGGCGTACGTGTCCGGGTGGCACTCGCTGAAGCTGCTCGAACGCTCCGTGGAGGAAGAGAAAGCGGCCATCCAGCCGCACCTTGAAGTGCTGGCGGCCTTGGGGTGCACGGTGTGCATCGCGTGCGAAAGCACCGGTGCCGTGCACGGCGCGGCTGACACGCCGCTGGGCCATCGGCCGAAGCTCGCGGCGTCCGGCTGGAAAGGCTTCTGCGCCGACGTCGAGGCCGTGGCCAGCCACTGCCGCGGCCTGGGCATCGACCTGGCCTACCATCACCACATGGGCACGGTGGTGCAGACCCTGGACGAGGTCGAGGCCTTCATGGCGCACGCCGGACCGAACACCAAGCTGCTTCTGGACACCGGACACGCGACCTTCGCCGGCACCGATCCGGTGGCCCTCGCCGAAAGGTACATGGACCGCATCGTTCACATTCACGCCAAGAACGTTCGTGCCGCCATCCGCGACAAGGCGCTTGCGGAGGGGCTGTCATTCCTTCAAGCTGTCCGGCTCGGCGTGTTCACGGTACCGGGTGACGAAGAGGGCTGCGTGGACTTCCCCGCGGTGCTGCGCATCGCCGCGCGCCACCGCTACTCGGGCTGGCTCATCGCGGAGGCCGAGCAGGACCCGGCGCAACGCGATCCGGTATACTATCAGACGTTGGCACTGAAGACGCTTCGCGCCATGGCACGGGAAGCGGGGTTGGACTAA